The Zalophus californianus isolate mZalCal1 chromosome 6, mZalCal1.pri.v2, whole genome shotgun sequence DNA window TCGGCAAGCAGCACACCTTTGCCTCCGGCCCCAGCACTTCAGGAGCCGGGTGACGCCTGCCGGGCAGAGAAAGGGTGGGGACAGGGCCCCCTGACCAAATGCTTACTGTCCCATCCCAGGGGTGCAGGAGAAGCTGGGCGTGATGAACAAAGGAGTGGTGTACGCTCTGTGGGGCTATGAGGCCCAGAACAGCGATGAGCTGTCTTTCCATGAAGGGGATGCCATCACCATCCTGCGGCGCAAGGACGAGAGTGAGAGCGAGTGGTGGTGGGCTCGCCTTGGGGACCGGGAGGGCTACGTGCCCAAGAACCTGCTGGGGGTAAGCACTGCGAGCTCGCTGCTCTGGGGTTGGCCTTGTCGGCCTGGCGGTTCCGTCCCGTTCTCCCCGCCCCGGGGCTCCACGTGGGGGCAGATCCTGCAGGGCGACGGCGGTAGGAGACGGCCGTTCTCCACCCTCAGCGCCGCCTCTGCGAGTGGGTGAGTTTGCAGAGGTGGCAGGAGGCTCTGGCAGGTCCCGCACTCACACCGTGGGAGCTGCAGGGGTGCCTGCTGTGGAGCCCCGAGCACCCTGATGGAGGAGCTTTGGAGAGCAGCCCATATCACAACTCTCTGTGGTCCTGACACGTCtctgggttgggggggcggggcatgCGGGTTGTCACCTCTGTCGGGTTTGTAACTGCCCTCCGCCCTTCAGCAGAGCAGGTGCCTCTGCGCTCCTCCCACACGCCTGGTAGGGCTGGCGGATGCGGCTTCCGTTCTGCCGAAGTGAACCAGGCCGAGAACCAGAGATGCTGGCCTGGAGCGGAGAGGGGAACTTAGAGCCACCAGCACGGGTTCTAGGTGGTGCCATGTGCTAGGAGAGGCTGTCCTGCAGTGGGGTACAACTCGTAGAGGGAGTTGGGACCCCAGATGGTGGGTAGCCGCCGAGTGTCAGCCTGACAGGGCAgccagctgtgtggccctgggcgcCCCTTCCGTTCAGCATGCCGTGGCCTCGTCCTGACTGCTCCCATTGCTTCCCAGTTGTACCCGCGGATCAAACCCCGACAGCGAACGCTAGCCTGATCTTCCCTTTGGAGCACTGCACGGGCTTGCCAGCCGAGGAGCCACCAGAGACACCGCTCTGCTGTTTCTCCAGGAAAGCTGAAGCTAGACGTGGTTTATTATGGTGCTCACTTCAGCAGACAGCATCCACAATGTGAAATTACTGCAGTTTCTAGGTGAGGCCCTTTCTTCAGTTTGCCCATAACTGGGAGAGGTACTTTTGCCTCCAAGAAGACTGAATTTTGCCAATTActgtaaatctaaataaatatccAGCTTTCTAAACAGTTGTCCCTGTTGCCAATAAGAATCCCTAGAATTTCCCTGGTTGGTTGCCAGTGAAGACAAACCCTCTTACTGACTTGGCCCCAAGGCTGTCCCTCGTTCTTGatgtcacccccaccccaacactgaAAACTTGCAACCGCAGTCAGGTGTGCCCCCGGCGCAAGCCCGCCTTGTCACTGGAAGTCCTGGCACCCCACCGCCCTTCCTACCCTCACCACGTGCATCTCTTCCTTCCCCTACCAAAGGGGCCTCCGTATGGAAATTTCCATCAGTGGTGGTGCTTGGTGCGTGTGTCCCGGGCATTGGTGTAGGTACATACAGGCTGGTGGTGCTGGGCTGAACCGGCACAGCCCAGGCACCAGGGCCATTAATACCAAGGGACAGGCAGTCAGGAGCCTCCAGCCAGCACCCTGCCTTCCCTGCAGCCTCTTGCTGCTCAGGTGGGCCGGGGTGGAGCAGAtgggaggggtgcctgcgtggGAGGGCGGGGGCCAGCCAAGATGCAATAACCTTGGCCCAGTCCAGACTCATTTGAACTGTGCGTACAGACTTTTCTATACCAAAAGTATTTTTTGACTAGACCATTCGCAACTACCAAAATGATattggaaatgtttttttctcattaaaatccAGGCCCTTAggctttatttttcatgtatgAGTCCTGTGTATAGTTTAGTTTATGTATAAACCCGCTGCTGTAGCTAGTTACCTTGAAGCTTTGATTGTACACGGTGTGGTGATGAAACACGAGCGCCCCTGCGGATGGCCTCTGGTGCTGGCAGCCCCCCGCTGCGCCCTGTGAATGTGCACAATAAACCGCTGTCTCTTACCGGCGGCTGCGAGTCTTGTGTTTTGGAGCCAGAACAGAGCTGCAGCATGAACGCTCAAGTTTTTCTGGACACAGTGAGGCAGAACTGATCCGTATTTTCAAAATAGGTTTTAATCATAAGCTTTATATACAATTGTTgtacaattattttaataaagtgaaaTAGTAAGTGAAAAGtacaaaaagcaaagctggctCTTCCCCCTTAGTGAAGTATAAAAGGTTTGTTCGTAGCCCCAAATTAGTGATGCAGCAAGTGAACAGTCTATATAAACGGGCTCGGGCAAATGGGAAAGTGGCGCCCTAGAGCCAGGCTCCTGCACAGAGCAGGCCTGCGTTACCGCTGCCCAAGTCATCGCGGTGCAAGAGTGAACACTGAGGGGCCAGAACCTTCTAGTAAACCTGGGCAGCCATAAAAGCATGGTTTAAGTTATGCTAAAAATAGTTTAGCAGTAGTGTAATGCCATCTCTCCCACCTCCAATTAAGTATCAACAAGGTAATACACCGACTCTAAAGCCTGAAGCTGTTTAGAGCATTAATAAACTGTGCATATTGCACTAGATAAGCAAGCACTTCTGTTTCTCCAAACACTCGAATTGTATTTCCCAGCACGTGTAGGGTTAGTTGCCTCTGCGTGCAGAGAGCAGGCTCCGCGGTTCCACGTTGAGAGTCTGTCCTGCACGGAGTTACTGGTCCCGTGACTCGTAGAGGAGCTTGGTGGCCTAGAACGTGACCAGAGAGGCGTGCTTGGTCCTGTGCCTGGTTGGAGCTGGCAGGGGCACCCcctccctggagggcagggcttCCTCTGGGAAAGATGGGCCTGCACGCGAAGCAGAAGGGCCCAggccccccaccacaccccacacATCCCTGCCCACCTCAGCCCAGGTACCTTGTGCATGGCCGCCAGCCAAGCTGTCGACTGCCTCCTGCTGGCATTTGCATCCTCCCCCGCCGTCAGCCTCAGCTGGGTCATGCCCTCCGCCCCTGGTGCTGCGTACTGCAGGGACATGCCTGTGGCCCGTGCGTTGCCCCCTGGAGGAGGGAGACGCGGTCAGGAGGCCCACGGGGACCCCCAAGCACCCAGGATTCTACCCGCCGTCCCACCCCTCACACTGGTGCCGGAGGCCGGGTGGCAGGGGCCTGTGCTCCAGAGGCCTTCTGGTGGATGACCCCAAATTCACAGGGTGGGAAAGGAAGTCTCCTGGCCTGGCCCTCCAGGGCCCGGGCTACACCGTACCACATCACTGAGCCAAGTGAGACAAACAAGGCTGCGACACCCAGTCCCCCATGGGGACGCCTGCGCTCAGGAAGACCCAACCAGGCCGGCCGGCTCCACGTGCATACCAATCCCACCCGCCTGCAGCCAGAGCGCAGGGCCCGCCTGGAGCACACAGGCCATCACTCCGGCCTCGCAGCCATCCCGCCGCTGGGGATGGAGAGTGCGAGCAAGGCCCAGCAGAGACGTGCCGACACCCCACCCGCATGCGTGAGCGCCTGCAAACATGCCATGGCGGGGAGCGGCCCTCTTCAGGCCGGGGCCAGCCGCTCAAGAACCCACCGCTCACGAACAGGCCGGCGCTCTCTGTCACGACTAGTCCGAGAAGTCCGCGCAGACCAAGCCTCAGGGTGAAGTCCACCTACAGCTTTCCTACTTTGTGACTTGAGGATGAAAACTCCATTTTGAGCAGGAATCCACCTCATGGAAGATTCCTTCCATCAGACACTGATCTCAGAGTCAAACctgagagcctgcctctcccccagaccCGTGGACTGTGGACAGCACCTGCGGACGGCGGAGAGGGCCTGGCCACCGTACGATGGCAACAGTAAAGTGCTGTCCCATCTGAGGCCGGGGAGGCCATGTTCCATCTGTGCGTGTCACCAGGTGGGTCCCTGACCAGATCCCTGCAGGAGTGCCCACTCCCACTAGGGGGCATGCCAACCACAGCTCCGCCCACCCCCTGCTCTTCTGAGTTTAATTGGCACACAGCCTGTTGCCCCTGGCCGCTTCTGCACTTTGTGAGCATCCAGGGAGCCGGCAAAGCCAACAGCGACTGCCTGGCAGCACCTCTGACTGCCGTCTGCTCAGAACGGTACCACACCCAGGAAGACAGGGTTCTGGGCTTCCAAAGGTTCTAGAAAacttctggcagagcaggggtCACTGCACCCCAAAAACTGCCAGAAGGCGGTGTGCGGCACCAGAAGCCCCAGGGCCCTGCCAAGGAAGACGAGGCTTCACCAGGCCTGGGAGGGGCTCCGACCAGGTGCGTTCCTGAGTCCCGCCCCCCCAACTCCCTaacaggaggcaggcagaggggcaccCAGGCTGACCCCCGGCTTCTCCACGCCCTGCCCTTTGTACCTTGGTGTCTTCGACTCCCACCTGCCACAGGCAACTGGTGTGTTGCCAACGTGCACACCCTGTGCTTGGGGCACAGAGGCAGGGGAACACTCCCCCTCCGGGGACTCAGACGGAAGCGCAGAGCTGGCCAAGGCTCCCGGAGGAGCAGAGTGAGCCTGGCTGTGAAGGCACAGGGAAGTCCTAGAGGGCAGCCGCCCACAGCACCCCGCTGCCCCCGGACTCGGCCAGCTCGGGGCCGGCAAATGCTGACGCACAGCTCTGAAACACTGGGTAAAGCTGCCCCCCTTGGCATTGAGAAACGGAGTGGATAAACTACACTTCTGCTGCCAGGATACTTCCGGTCATGCTTCTTATACCCACATGTTAGGCCCAACCTCTTTCAAATCAACCGAACAAGTGACTACTTCCCAGCCGCGGCGCGGCAGGCAGGAGAGGGCGGTGCATAGCGTGTGGCTGACCTTCAGAGACGGGCTGGCTCCCCAGGAGGCTGGTGTAAGTGTGAATGTCTTTTTCTACGTCAAGAAGGTAGGCAGGCAGGAGAGAAGAACAACCAAGAGCCAAtcagaaaacaaagcacaaaggAATCAGTCACATGGACTTTTTTCAGCACACTCTGCACCACACGGAACACAGACTCTACTTCCACGGAAAGACAGCTACTAAAGCAGAGAAGCCGAGGTGGAAAGATCCAGGGGGAAATGCTCGGGAAGTTCACCAAGGAAACATAAGGGGATCTCGTTTCCACAGAAACCTGACAGGAGCAGAAGGGCTGGTTCCCAGTGAGCCACCACTCAGAGCCTCTGAGCACAGGGGTGATGCCAACTGCACTGGGAGCTTTATCCTCAGTGTGAGGCCAACAATAATAGGACAGAAGAGCCTTTCTGTGGCACATTCGGGCAAATTCTTCATCGTTGGACACATTCAGCCCCTTCACCTGGCAGGTTTCTGAAGACACTTAACTAAACACAAGCCCGAAAGGACAACGGGCAGGCCCCTCAGAGACCCGAGACCCCATCCTGCAGGCCACGGCGTCCTCTCCAGAAGCCCGCCCCCACCACTCGCACCAAACCTCCTGCTGCACTTACCCCCGGGGGGGAAGCCTTCCGTGAGGATCTGCACGGTGGAAATGCGTGCGATTTCAATCTCGTAGCGGCTGTCCCCTTCCAGAAGCAAGTACCTAGGGAACACAGCAGCCACACCACATCACCCCAGGGTCAAAATGACAAAGCTGTCCGTGCCGGGCAGCACTCTGCCTCTTACCTCTGGTTGTTGGAGAGACGGCAAACCATTGCTTCTGGTTTCTCGGCGTCTCCAAAAGTTACGAGGAAGGTGGCTCCTGCGGATAGAAGAACAGACATGAGAACACAGCAGCCCCACTCACGCCTCACCCTCCCTGGCCAGGCGAGGCCAGCTCCCAGGGGGACGCGCCCCCAGGACGAAGTGAATCCAAGCAAGATCAGGGCCGTGGCTGCGCCCGCGGGTCCACCCAATGGGGCGGCAAGGCCGTGACGGAGGAAGAGCAGAAGGCGCCGCAGTCGGGAGAGGCTCTGTGCACTCTGAAAGCTCTAGGACCTTCCATCCTTCCCTGAAAGGCcctgggggctccatcccaaggccCCGACCCAAGAGCACAGAGCCCTCCACCCACAGGCTCCAGAAGCAGCCAGGGCAAGACCAGAACAGGGGAGAAGGCCCGCAAGCTGCCCCAGCAGAGCCGCACAGCAGGGCCCCGGGGAGGAGGGGGCTCGGGCTTGGAGCCCCTGGGGAGGCAGACCCTTCGCCCGCCCACGGAAGCAGCTCCATCGCTACTTGGACAGGGAGCCGGAGAGGTGGGGACAGAGCTCTCGCGGGCCAGTGGTGCCCAGGCGGCCCAGGCTTACCACTCAGGAGCACTTTGAGCTGCTTGTCGTAGAACTCGGCCTCCTTGTGGGACACGAGCGCGCACTCGGCGCACTGCCGCACAGGGTCCACGAAGCACATGCGCCGCAGCGGCACCTTCTGGCCACAGCACTTGTCACAGAAGCACTTCCCACACCTGCGACAGTGGTGCTGCAGATGCAGGGGCGGTAGTGAGGGGACAGAGGAcgggcgcccccgcccccccatcgcCGGACACTGGCCCCGCAAGGGTCTTTGCCATCAGAGGGATGAGGTCGCCCCGACGGCTGCACACACGGCGGGCCGCTCTGCTGCCCCACCTCCTGCGGGCCACTGGGCTCTACGTCCTGCTGCCCACCCGCCAGGCCACCCCCCCCTCCTCGGAGGGCAAGACCCACGTGTGTGGCAGCGCCTGGCACGGTCACACGGGTGTGCAAGCCTCACTCGGACCCCAGGGCCGAGTCACCAGTCTGCTCTCCTCAGGCGGACGTCAGGACAAACAAGgtgcacacacccccaccccagaaggGGCTCGATGCTGGCCTGGGCCCCCCACCCGATGGCCTTAGCTCACCTTTCTGGTGAGAAAGTCAAACTTGGCATCACACTGCATACATCTCGGGCACTAGGACGGAAGACAACCAAGTATCAGGACCCAGCTCTGAGCGCAGCTGGGACAgcgcccctcccgcccctcccagCCCAGACGCCCGGGTGGCCTTCAACGGGCCAGAGACAGGGCAGTGGTCTCGGCCACCAGTTCGTGAGGCCCACAGGCTGGgtggccctccccagccccatgccgtgggggtcggggtggggggggccacCAAGGCCACAGGTGATGTCCAAGCCTGAGCAGCCACAAGCAAGGAATGGCTCAGATGGCATGTCAGGGACCCTGGGGCACACTCGGGCCAGGGGTCAGAGCCCGAACGGCCACACTGGGGCTGTCCTAGTGCTGGAAGCAAGGATCCAAGTCATGGAAGGAGCACGACACTGCACAGCAGGAATTCACCTGCCGCAGGCCAGGCCAGGAGCACCCTGCTGTACACATCAAGGAAAGCGAGGCAAGGCGGCTAAGTGGGGGGAGGCCCGGCCGGCAACGGCCCACACACAGGACACTGCCAGGCCCGGAAATGCTCTCGAATGCTCCTCAGAGTAAGGAACCAGAGGGAAGGGCAGCGGCCAGGCGCAGGCGGCTGGCCTCACAGGGATGGGCACCCCAGAAGTGCACAGGGACTAGGGCGCTGGGCATCAAGGGGAGGCCTCTGTCCCCCAAGTGCTCTCAGAACAGACAGCCCTGCGAGTGGCCCTGCTTCAGGCACTGAGGACGAGGGACGAGTTCAGACCTCTAAGCTAACACAAGACAAGAATCGGTTCAGATTTTGCCAGAAGCACCGAAGGGCTGTCCCAGCACTGACGCAGCTCAGCTTCCCACGGTGGGAAAGCTGCTCCTGGACCCAAATGGAGCTTTAGCCCAACTCGGCAACAGGGAAACTGcccccccacaaccccccccaccccgaggcagggaggagggcttCTGATTGGGACCTGGTTCGGGGGACAGCCAGTCCTGCCCAGCGgggcctcccctcacccccaccgaCCTCCTTCACTCTGGTCAGCTGGGGCACTGGCCAGCCCGTGCCGCccatctccccctgctctctgcaTCCTTCTGGGCCTCGGCCTCCCCCAAGGCGGCTCCACGAGTTGGGCAAGCGGGGAGCTGAGGGATTCGAGTTAGGTGCCACGTGCCCACTAGTTTGTGTTGGTCCAAAGCAGAGTCCAGTGGTGCCGGCACCGTGCAGATGCTCCTGGGGGAGGCCTGGGCCCGTCCTTCCCCGCTGGAGGGGCTTTCCAGACACCACCCTGCGGCCACAGCCCTGGCACTGGGAGTGGTGTCTAAGCTTTCCGAGATCCCGTGGCTCACATTTTCTTGCTTCCTCTTTGCTCGTAAGCTGCTTTCTGGACTGGGACACAGGTCTTGGCCCACCCTGGCCTTCCAGAACCATCTATAGAGTCCCCCAGTGGCTGCGAGTGTGAGCTGGCTGCTCAGTGCGCCCTTGCTGCTTCCGCCCACCCCCTGCCACTGCCTCTCCCTTCTGTGAGTTCTGGAACGCTGCTTGTGTTTGGCACTCAGGCCTCTGCACCGTGGCAGGGCCCCAGGCTGTGTGTGACCCCCAGCAATGCCAGCCACGGACTCCACCAGAAAAAGCCTCCATCCAGGGTGAGGCCAGTGCAAACGGGAAAGCCGGCCTGCTGCCCCTCCCgcgccccctctccctctccaccaacAAAGACGGTCTCATGTCTCTTGCCTACCGTGAGGCTGTGGTGTTTGGGCAAGTTGAagaccaactttttttttttttttaattaacatataatgtattatgtttcaggggtacaggtctgtgattcaacagtcttgcacaattcacagcgctcgccatagcacataccctccccaatgtctatcacccagccaccccgtccctcccaccccccaccactccagcaaccctcagtttgtttcctgagattaagagtctcttatggtttgtctccctctctggtttcatcttgtttcgttttccccccttcccctatgatcctctgtcttgtttctcaaattcctcgtatcagtgagatcatatgataattatcttttactgactgacttctttcactcagcataataccctctagttccatccatgtcgttgcaaatggcaagatttcatttttgatggctgaataatattcgagagagagagagagagagagagactcacaacttctttatccattcatctgtcgatggacatcttggctctttccacagtttggctattgtggacattgctgctataaacattggggtgcacgtaccccttcggatccctacatttgtatctttggggtaaatacccagtggtgcaattgctggatcgtatggtagctctattttcaactgtttgaggaacctccacactg harbors:
- the ZFYVE21 gene encoding zinc finger FYVE domain-containing protein 21 isoform X1 translates to MSSEVAARRDAKKLVRSPSGLRMVPEHRALGSPFGLEEPQWVPDKECPRCMQCDAKFDFLTRKHHCRRCGKCFCDKCCGQKVPLRRMCFVDPVRQCAECALVSHKEAEFYDKQLKVLLSGATFLVTFGDAEKPEAMVCRLSNNQRYLLLEGDSRYEIEIARISTVQILTEGFPPGEKDIHTYTSLLGSQPVSEGGNARATGMSLQYAAPGAEGMTQLRLTAGEDANASRRQSTAWLAAMHKATKLLYESRDQ
- the ZFYVE21 gene encoding zinc finger FYVE domain-containing protein 21 isoform X2 yields the protein MSSEVAARRDAKKLVRSPSGLRMVPEHRALGSPFGLEEPQWVPDKECPRCMQCDAKFDFLTRKHHCRRCGKCFCDKCCGQKVPLRRMCFVDPVRQCAECALVSHKEAEFYDKQLKVLLSGATFLVTFGDAEKPEAMVCRLSNNQRYLLLEGDSRYEIEIARISTVQILTEGFPPGGGNARATGMSLQYAAPGAEGMTQLRLTAGEDANASRRQSTAWLAAMHKATKLLYESRDQ